One segment of Desulfovulcanus ferrireducens DNA contains the following:
- the trxA gene encoding thioredoxin: MATQLTDSNFEAEVLRSDIPVLVDFWAPWCGPCRAIAPVIDELAQEYAGQVKIVKMNVDENPSTPGKYGIRAIPTLILFKGGEVVEQITGAVSKASLKQMINDKAL; the protein is encoded by the coding sequence ATGGCTACGCAATTAACAGACAGTAACTTTGAGGCCGAAGTTTTGAGAAGTGATATTCCGGTATTGGTTGATTTCTGGGCTCCGTGGTGTGGACCGTGCCGGGCTATTGCCCCTGTGATTGATGAGTTGGCTCAGGAATATGCCGGACAGGTAAAAATAGTTAAAATGAACGTGGATGAGAATCCGTCAACCCCGGGTAAATATGGCATCCGGGCTATCCCAACGCTGATTCTTTTTAAGGGCGGTGAAGTTGTCGAACAGATAACCGGAGCTGTTTCCAAGGCCAGTCTCAAGCAGATGATAAATGACAAAGCACTATAA
- the trxB gene encoding thioredoxin-disulfide reductase, which produces MKIYDALVIGAGPAGTTAALYLLRSGVSLAWAEKLSPGGQMLLTERVDNYPGFPRGVTGYELAETFAQHLQGFSYDRFQDEVLEMKLKPGASQIKIGDQWIEAKTVIICSGVKWKKLGVKGEDRFVGRGLSYCALCDGNFFKDQVVACIGGGNTALEESLYLSKIVKKVYLIHRRDKFRGAKIYQEKVFQNPKIEIIWNTVVQEFVGENELQALRLKNVKTSKESMLPVSGAFIFIGVAPQADFVTEEIKRDADGFIITDAEMRTNIPGIFAAGDIRSKLCRQISTAVGDGTTAANSANLYLEGFDG; this is translated from the coding sequence ATGAAAATATACGACGCCCTGGTCATTGGCGCAGGACCAGCGGGGACCACTGCTGCCTTATATCTCTTGCGTTCAGGTGTATCTTTGGCCTGGGCCGAAAAGTTGTCACCTGGCGGCCAGATGCTTTTGACCGAGCGGGTTGATAACTATCCAGGCTTCCCCAGAGGAGTGACAGGCTACGAACTCGCGGAGACATTTGCCCAGCACCTCCAGGGCTTTTCCTATGATCGTTTTCAAGACGAAGTCCTGGAAATGAAATTAAAACCAGGGGCCAGTCAGATAAAAATAGGAGACCAATGGATTGAGGCCAAGACTGTTATTATCTGTTCTGGCGTTAAGTGGAAGAAGCTGGGTGTTAAAGGTGAAGACAGGTTTGTTGGCCGAGGCCTGTCTTATTGTGCCCTTTGCGATGGTAATTTTTTTAAAGACCAGGTCGTGGCTTGTATTGGAGGAGGGAACACTGCTCTTGAGGAATCTTTGTATTTATCCAAGATCGTTAAAAAAGTATATTTGATTCATCGCCGGGATAAGTTTAGAGGGGCTAAGATTTATCAGGAAAAAGTTTTTCAAAATCCCAAGATTGAGATTATCTGGAATACCGTAGTCCAGGAATTTGTAGGTGAGAATGAATTGCAGGCCTTGCGACTAAAAAATGTAAAAACAAGCAAAGAATCAATGTTGCCAGTAAGTGGGGCTTTTATTTTTATAGGTGTTGCACCACAGGCTGATTTTGTGACGGAAGAAATTAAAAGAGATGCAGACGGCTTTATTATAACAGATGCAGAAATGAGGACCAATATACCTGGGATTTTTGCAGCAGGTGATATACGTTCTAAATTATGTCGTCAGATATCTACAGCTGTCGGTGATGGGACCACGGCCGCGAATAGTGCAAATTTATATCTGGAAGGGTTTGATGGATAA
- a CDS encoding outer membrane protein assembly factor BamD has translation MDKLRFRFIFILLFVFLCSGCGVIDYFFLSPPEDTAQELAEAGYEAMQAKDYSKAIEYFTKLRDRYPFSPYTPMAEISLGDAYFLDEQYKAAVEIYKEFESLHPRHEAIPYVLFQIGVANFKQFKSIDRPQSNMTEALEYFYRVKETFPDTKYAKEADQYILKCRRYQAEHEIFVADFYWRTEKYLSAWKRYEYVVENYKDLPDIIQYARRRGKLAYFLYQKKNSEQKMEQEQGSWKKWFDWL, from the coding sequence ATGGATAAGCTAAGATTCCGTTTTATATTTATTTTGCTGTTCGTGTTTTTGTGTTCGGGATGTGGAGTTATCGATTATTTTTTCTTGAGTCCACCTGAAGACACTGCCCAGGAACTGGCTGAGGCAGGTTACGAGGCCATGCAGGCTAAAGATTACAGCAAGGCCATCGAGTACTTTACTAAGTTGAGGGATCGCTATCCTTTTAGTCCTTATACGCCAATGGCCGAAATCAGTCTTGGCGATGCCTATTTCCTAGATGAGCAGTATAAAGCTGCCGTAGAAATCTACAAGGAATTTGAATCCTTGCACCCCAGGCACGAAGCAATCCCATATGTTCTCTTTCAGATAGGAGTAGCTAATTTCAAACAATTTAAATCTATTGACCGACCTCAGAGCAATATGACTGAGGCTCTGGAATATTTTTATCGGGTCAAGGAGACATTCCCTGACACAAAATACGCTAAAGAAGCGGATCAGTATATTCTAAAGTGTCGCAGATATCAGGCCGAGCATGAAATTTTTGTGGCTGACTTTTACTGGCGCACGGAAAAATATCTTTCCGCCTGGAAGAGATATGAGTATGTAGTTGAAAACTATAAAGATTTGCCTGATATAATTCAATATGCCCGGAGAAGAGGAAAATTGGCCTATTTCTTATATCAGAAAAAAAATTCAGAGCAAAAAATGGAACAGGAACAGGGCAGTTGGAAGAAATGGTTTGACTGGCTGTGA